The following DNA comes from Eleginops maclovinus isolate JMC-PN-2008 ecotype Puerto Natales chromosome 8, JC_Emac_rtc_rv5, whole genome shotgun sequence.
tttaaatgtgggtGAGCTGACCCTTTAAATTGATGCCTGCTTCTGCTTGCATGAATGAAGCCCTCTGGCATGCAAGATAAGTTTTAAGTCGTGTTTGGTGTCTGCACACGGCAGTTAATAAAGAGACACACTGTCACGTTTACAGTGTTGAAAATACTAGCACTGCGATGTGATTGAGTGAGGGCATTGATTTGAATCTTTATGCTATTTGCATTGTTAGCTCCTGGCTGCTGTTGGTATGACCTTCAGAGTGAAGGCAATCAatgatgacacaaacaaagTGCATCATCCGGGCtgtagttattgtttttttaggagGTTTCTGGCTGGACATTTGCTAATTTTGACTGGCTTTCCATGTCCACGTCATCTGACCTTATGAAGTGTGTAAGCGCCAGGTTAGAAAATACCTTAAAAGGTCATGCAATGGACGTAGGGGAGGTGAAGTGTTACTCAGTTGTCCTTCATGTTAGAGGGTCGCAATGCTAATTATCTTATTGTTAACCTAACAGCCAGAGATGGCATGGGGTGGAGATGGCTAGTTAGTTACATACTAATGAGGGGGTCCCTCCCATCGCTTGACTTCCAGAGACCTCCTTACTGTCCTGCAGGCAAACACAAGAGACACGTTGGCCTCTAGGAACTGTGATCTACACGGTGGCCACTGAGGATGCCTTACAGTGCATGAAGGCATCCGAGATCACCGTTTCTCAGACAGTGATCTGGCAATCTGACCACAACTCATGGGCAAAATGAAAGGAACCTAAAGAGGCTGAGAGTCCAATTGATCCCCCATTAGTAGGGGGCTCTGTTGGCTCTATCGAAACAAAGCCTTTCCAACCTGGGTGTGAGCGAGTAGAGGGGATCGATCTTACCTGCAggttcttcctccaaacattGACCGCCGCAAAGGCCAGCTGCATCTGCTTCCTGCGGGCGTCTTTATGGCGCTTATAGGCGATTTCAATGAAGATTAGGAAGATACCTGCTGCAATCCCACCGGCCACCAGCATGAATACCCCTGTTGGCAGAGACAAGCAAACGCAGAGCAGAGAAAGAGGTATGTTAGATGCCGATCTATAACATCGCCGCTCCCACTGATCGTGAATGCATGGTCTGCCAGTCAGGATCAGCGGTCGCCCCTCCTTTTTCAACCAGCTCCTATTGACGGAGGCAACTGCAACTCACACAATATTAATTGAACCACAACCGCACAAGTCACAGCACAAGATACTGTACGGCACACTTCCACAAGGCACCCACGCCGACACTAACACAACGATTTTGTAAAGGTATTGGACAAAAAAGGGCTACAGTACCTTACCACTGCAGTTTTTGTCCAATCACTTTTAACGCTTTTTCTATGCCGTGTGGACCATACCTGCCATGTTTTCAAAGGTGAGTGTGGCTGGGGCATTGCTCCTTGAGTCACACTCCTGGTATCTCACCCAGGTTTTATCTAGGTCTTCCATGAAGCCGTTCTCATGAGAACTGCAAGGGGTTGGGGTTGGTGGAGAGAGAGGTAACAAAGTTAATACACGCTGCGATTGGCGCAATACCTGAGCTGCCTACTCCCAGATCGCAACACAAATGAGACGGAGACAGCAGGACAGGTGCactaacagacagacagacagatagggAAGGAAAGGGGAGATACAGAGATATAAGATGTGACATAAGGCGATGTATTagatggttaaaaaaaaggtcaatacCTGACCATGAAATCATATTGATAAGAAACCAAAAAAAGTCATACGAGTAATGCAGCTTCGGCTGGGACAGACCTGAGAATGGCCAGGGACACATTCTGTTTCCAGGGGCTGTCCTTGCGCATGCCTATGCCAAAGCCCGAACGGAAAAACAGCTCTCCCGTGGTCACCAGGTCGCACTTCTGCGAAGCTTCAAACTCCAGCACCGCAGAGTCCCAGATGAAAGCATGCAGCTTGCTGTGggggaggggaagggaggaggagtaggagggaggagggaggaggggaaggagggggTTACGGTGCAACAGTACAATGATTTACATACACATTTACGGCtcccacccctctctctctcgcacacCAGATCGTGTGTGTCATTCAGCGTTTACCAGCAATCTCTACCGCTCTTTATGGCCCAAATGAAATCCAATGCCAGATGGGTGAGGGCGCGTCCCCCATTGGATTCCCCCCATCTGAAAGATGTTCCTCTTGGTACAACCTGAAAAAGGGTGCTCCTTGACTCAATGTTAGCTTAACCTTACACTTGTGCCAATGCTGTTGACACGCCTCTTCCTCCTGTCCCTGACGTCTGTCCTGGCTGGGCAATGGGCCCGGATCAGAGGGACCGCTGCAGTAAGTCCTGCCACCTCCGTCTGATCCAAAGGTCCATGTCCCCCCCCCACTGAGCTGACTGGACTGGCCCTGGTCTGTGTGTCTGATAGGTCGAGCAGCCGGCCGACACTAGCTCTGGTCGGCCCGGCCTGGCCGAGACTCACTTGTCACGAACAGCCTGGATAGCCTCGGCGGCACTCTCATAGTTGTGCTTCTCCATGTGGCGGTACATGGTGCTAAGCTCCACCTGCCGCCGGAAGTAGATGTCCACGGAGCTTTGCTTCACCGTGGCGTAGATGAACTTGTCCGATGGGTTTCTCAGCtggacacagagacagggacaaGACACAAACAGTTGAGTAATGATTACTACgttttaaataacaaatgtaattgaAGACATATACAACCGTGAAAAAGGAGAAACACATCAAGATACAATCTGGGACCCCATCTGCTCATGtctgatcatttcatttttggttGTTTAAAATCAGCTTGTTAACTGGCTTCAACCTGGTTGTAAACATTATCTTTCTCCATCAACTCCATTCTTGCATATCAAGATCCTAATTGGACAGAAAACCATTAAACATCACACTGGAGAGGAAGTCTCGGCCAAGATATCCACTGGCTTCACGCTGGCTTCCAATATAACACTAACGTTGGTCCTTGTACCGCCCTGTACACACCCTTGGGTCATTGATGCCGGTGATGCGCTCCTCAGGCCGGTCCAACACCAGGAAGGCAGCCAGGTTGGCAGTATAGGATGCCACAATTATCATGGCAAATCCGGCCCACACCATACCTAGGATTCTCGCTGAGAAGCTGCGCGGTGCACCTGGTTAGTGagtgaaaaaaaaccaactttaattataatttctTCTACTTCAACTACTACTGCAAATACTGAACCCTCTACCCGTATATTACAATTGCATAACttcaaatagaaatacaaatatagcCCACTAAAAATACCAGACATGAAAAGGAAACTGGAAGACAAATGAAACAGATCATTAGAACAGATGTAAGCTGTTTAAAGATGGGCTCTGTCACTTTCTTCCTCAACTAAATTAGATTCGAAAGGAATTCATTTGTCAtcctcaaagaaaaacatgacagcaAGGCATCGCCTGGAGCCACAAATGCCTTCATTTTTGTGATTATTCCGACTACAAAACTGTGTAAAGACAAAAGTACTCAACAGCATAGCAGTGTTCTGACAGAAAGGCAACATTTACTTCTGATTAAATGAAGTTTAAGAGATTTTCAGGaatggcttttcttttttaatcttacCTTCTCCAATACCAGAATTCAGCAACACTCCCCAGGAGAACCACATAGCCGATGATAAGGTGAGggcatcttcttcttcttcttcactgttTACTTTAAATCTTCCAAACGGGCTAGAGGGAAGAAATTGGGAGGGTTGCAGGAGATAAAATGAGAAATTGCCGATAACCTGTAATGAGGAAAACCCTGGCGACCCCAGGCAGGGAagcaaactgaaaatgagcGGGCAAAGCAAGTAGGAAGACGAactgggaaagaaaaacagacaaagacagGGACAGAGCGGTGGGATGGTTGGAGCTGATCTTCACCTCTGTCGGCCTCCGTATCCATACCGAGGTAAGATCTGCAGCGTTCAGGAGTGCATGTACACACAtttccgcacacacacattcactcattCAGTTGTGAGtacacgtaaacacacacatgggtaCACGCATACACACAGATGTCCCCCTTGTACCTGAACCGGTCTAGTAGGTAAAGCATCACCGCCACCACATGCACCGAAAGACCCACCAGTAGCCACAGCGTGCTTTGGAACGGCTGCATGAACGAGTCCAGTGTACTGCGAGGTATTtcctaaaaaaacacagattacagtttgtcatttcaaaaacaacactttaaattCCTTTACTTCTACAGAGTATTGTCACAGTGAACTTAAAGGTGGCATTTTTATCAGAAAAACATGGTCATTGCAAGTGTTAGATACACAAGGATTACAAATCAAGGAGACAATTCCACAATACAGCTGGACTAATAGATCCTCAAAAGGACTAAAGACACTTACCTTTTTAACAAGGATCGTGAGACCTTGATATTTAAAGGGCTTGGAGAATTCGATGTACTGGGCGCGTTCGTTGTTAATAGTCAGCGGGGCTACAATCATGTCAGCCAGGCCCCCCAGGAGCTCTCCCATCATGCCATTCCACTCTTTCTTGTTACTGTTGTTCACCTGAAGCCCCAGAAAGAAAGTGTTGAGATGAGAATCAACCTGCTGTCGTCTAGACCACAGAATGTTTGCAGACTTTAAGGATTTGGTTTAAGCCAAGTGGGGATATAAGTTCTAGTCGTGCTCCAAATCTCTGAATCTGGCTATGTGGGTATTATAGCAGAGCTTGCTTATTTATAGGAATCAATAAGATCATGCattgaagaacacacacattgttgaaTATCGTGCTCATGCATTCTTCCACAGAAAATCTGTTTGGATAAAATGAAGAGGAAACTTGGCCACAGCAAGCTGCAGATTCAGGTGATTACTCTTTGTAGGTTAATCGTTACGAGCGACCCCTGCTATTTTTGTcacattgattttcttttgaatGATAGCCGTATTAATGGATTGTGCAAATGGATTTAAGTAGAGGACTATTAAGTTTTATTGCTCACGTCCACATTAAAATTCTCTAAAataagttatatttatttagggATAACAATTAAGCAAAGGTTGTTGTAAAACCTGATTTATTGTCAACACCTTACCTGATGGAACAAGCCCTAACCAATGAATGGTTTCTGTCATTCTGCTAACCGATCAATTCAAAACAACACTCCCCATAGAAGACCTTAAACCTAGGTTATAGATGCACTAAATATGGGATTTAACAAACTAATTAGTAGTGTATGATGTTTAATCCTTCCATGTTGATGCTAGTCATCAACCTTTGAGGCATCAAATCGTCAATTTATCTAGAAAATATCTAACCTTTATTCCTTCCATTGTTAGCCAATGTTAGCTAAGCTAGTGTTAGCTCAAAAACGTGAGCTAAACATCAAGCGCTAGCTAACTGTTAAGAAACCGTTACTGTGTTGTAAATGTAAGTTAGCAAACTCAATCTTTTAATCTTAGTAGAGACATTATATTTTCATTGCGGCCGCTTGACAGTATATTACTTATGTTCAGACTGACCGTGATAACTGTTTTGCCAGTGAAAACCAATCTGCATATCCTAGACTTAAACCCTTTTGGTGATAGCTGCTCAGTGTTTAAAAGCTGACACCAGTTGACCTGCTGCACTTTTGATACCTGGGGGTCTCCGTTTTATGACCGCCTATTGCTTCAGCTCTGAATAGTTGTTAGATCACTACTGTTAGTGGAATACAATAGGAAGATTAAAAAGTCGTTACATATTGAATGTGAGGATTTGCGTGCACCATGTGCCTCATGCAAACATACAACAAATATTGCCGTGTCGGTAAAACTAACCCGCTCCTGCGTTCCAAATTTCCCATCAGCCACCAGGTGTACCTCATAGGTGAAGTTCATGGTCATAGCCAACTTGATAAGGAGATCAATACAGAATCCGTAACAACATTGGGGTACAATTGGGCGTCCTGCAATAAAACCAGCGAAAGTTAAAAGTTACAATCACTCTTAAGGCAACACGTAAGTTTGGAAATCTAAAGGCGGCGAACGAAGACGGAACGAAATGTATGACACTGCGGACGaccacacacagtcacactgttgccagaaacacaaacaccaagCATGTCCTATCatccccacaaacacacattctgaaTGGCACACTCAGCTACATGCATACATATATAGATACCTACTGCATATATATGTATGCATCTCCAGTGGGTGTTTGGCGGGTGCAGTAAAAGCACAGAGATAATATAAACGTCCCTGATAGGTTACCTGGGATGGTCTCATTGGGCCCAGTGCAGATAACCTTTTTTATTAAGACTCCATTTAATGTCATTTCCTCGTGGCATGTTCCATCCGGTTGAGTCGGCTTCACATACACAAATGGCTCCTGGTGAATCGTCACTATCTACAACAGATGGGACAGAAAGCTGTTTATCACATAGACAGATATGGATCAGTTAAGATCCTGAGGGACTTTAGGGAGAGCGAGagcgtgagagagagagagagagagagagagagagagggagggagaaaacatGCATGAAAAACCCAGCAGATACACAAATACCCATGTACAAAAACTCCCAGATATACATGGACGCACACAGACAGATGAATGTAAAAATAACTGACAAGGATACAGATGAGATGTTCTTTGGAAGCCTAAGACAAATTTGAAGAGATCAGAAGTCATGGCAAATATATCACAGCATAGATTTTCTTCACTCCCCTGGGAGGAAGAAGTGCAGGCGAGCTGTCCAACAGTGCATATCAGCTCAGGTCCGGATCTGTGTAGACAAAACTGTCAGATTTCAGCAGCAAAGCAAAGGCGCCCTACCTTTAGTCGAGTGGACATCTGGAAGCCCTGtggtttctctgtctctcccccgGGCCAGATGATCTTCCGCTGATTGTTCATTACCACCTGCGAATGCCACACACACGTACAGCATCATCGGTGAGTGCTGACACAAGGCGTAGAGCTGATGAGGCTCCAGCAATGGGGGGTGAGCACCACTAATGAGTCAGCTTTATATAAGAGCAGCTCAGCGGCTTCTTTATTTACTTCATAAACCTCTGACTCATACCTGAGGGTTTCAGGAACTTAGTATTatcacatcagcagcagagtgaaGTGCTGATCCTCGCAGTGCGTGCTTTCACTGTGTTTGGATTGCCGGCCCGCTTCAATATGCAACATTCACCACAAATGAATTTCATTTGACAGAATCATCTCAACCCTTCGTCAACAAGCTTGTTTTCCCAGAGATACATCTAAAAGTCTTCCTCGGGCTGCTCAGTTCTCATTGAGCTACTTCAAGAATAGATGTAGAAATGGCTAAAACAAACTACTGCCGCCAGGAAAGGGTGGGATATATTTCTGAGAAAATGCACAGACTAAACACGAAACTTCTACGTGGAAAACACTGAATATTCTCTGAGATTAGAGTGTCATAGACTTGCAAGAAAAAACCTCTAAAATTCCCGGATTTTCCTGGCATTAAAGTTTttcaatttaaagaaatattactcattgaaacaaaaactgaaataatgaaaTTAAGTCTTTAGAATCAAATTAATTGAGTTATGAAACATTGGAGTGGAGCACATGTGTTATATAAGAACAGGTTTGCAGCCATAGGATACCCCAGTTGATGAGTCTTAATAATCAAATACAtctcatgcttttattgttaATGCACACCTGTTTTAAAGGGATTCAATGCAATGCTTGTTAAAACTTGCATTATGGGTAATGCAATCCAAGAAACATTGTGTGCTTTTCCCATTTTTGTCATGTTATATTACAATGATCGGGTTAAAGAAAATGGATGATCTAAagtcaacttgtttttattgtcaagTCAAACTCCAAACAGCAATATTTGCAATACGGCTGTTTCTTACATCGTTCTTTTCCAACAGGCACTCAAATCTTGAGTGTTGTTGCCATGTCCTTTGATTTATGTACAacaatatcagaatcagaacaaaTGTGCCTCGTGGGGGCTTGTTGGCACCTTGGTTTTTATATtgaaacaaatggaaaacagCGGCTGCCTGAAAGGTGGGACCTTCGTCTGAAAAATTAGGTTGAGCTTTGTAAAATGCTCTGcaataaaaacagcattgtATCCCTACTTTAGGACTCATTTTCAGTAGCATGCAGCTTCTGGTTGCCATTTAGGTTTGATTAAAGATAACAAAACCCCTTTCATAAGTTTGCTGTCATTTTTAACTTTACACACCCCTGAAAAGTGGGTGTTACTGACGTCTTCtaggagacaggtgagacacactTTAGAAAGAGCAGTAGGTTTAGCTTATATGTCATGTTCCAATCATTTAGCACTATTAAAAACATGTGGTATTTGCAATACCTTCCACAAATCCACTGCGACACACTGCTGCATCATGGTGTTTGCTCTGGATGAACTGCAGTATTTCTGCCCTAAATTAACTGTGGTGTACTATAGATAGAAAACTGGAGCTGCATGTCcagaacaaatgcaaaaaaaagagcagatcTGACCTACTTGATCAACGAGAATGAACTACGGGTTAAACTTTAATTATGGAGTAAATGATAAACCTAACTTTACTTCAGTGCCAACCAGTTTACCTGTGTCCCATTGTAAATGCCGACTTGAATGAGGCGACTCTTCTGGTAGTTGAGGATACTGTAATGGGCGTACTTCCTGTCCCCGTCGTCATTGAACTCCACGCGACCTGTGAGGCCCTCGGGGTATTTGGAGGACATCAGCACCCTGGGGCGAGCAAATGAAAAGGATTATCTGTGTGAATGAGCACACGTGTGTCCGTACATCGGTGTTGTGTGTCACCTATTAGGAACGCTGCATTGCATTTTATTGCGATTGGTTCGGCGAAAGGCTCTGAGGCTAGTGGATGTGGTGAAATGTCTGCATATGATGAACAAGTTGCAATATGAGCttccaggttttttttcttatttgtttcgCTTCTGAGAAACTACCATAAGTGCGTCAGCCTAAATTTAATAACCTGTTACAAGGAAGTGAAAAATATAGAGTTTCTTGCTCATCTTGGAAACACTGAAGACCTGACACTCCTGAAACATCAAAGTTATTCCTTTCAGAATCCAAATCTGATCAGTTGTTATCTGAAATTAATTGTTAATTGCAGCTTTAATAGAAATCGATATTGTTCACAATGtgaaattcaacagaaactgagtaaacatattttcacacattaaaaaaagctgtttttaacaAGTCAGGATTGAATGCAGCTAGCTAAATGAAGTCAGATTTAAGTTGAGTTTAAGTTAAATGGGATAATCTTGAAAGCCATTAGATTGTTTGTCAAAATAGCTGAATCATGACTCAGCCAACAAACAATACATGATCCGATCAAGCGTTTTACAtcagtaaagaaaaagaaaggactCAGTTCCTCCCGGCTGTATTCATGCTTACCGTTTAAAGAGCGGCCCTGTTTTCCAGATGTTGGTGTTGCCCACACATCCTCTCGGGGGTTCTGTGATATTCTCCTTCTCAAAGAGCTCCTGGATGGACTGCGCCACCACAGCCACCGCATCATTGATATGCGCCGACTCATTCTTCCCGTTGATGAGCTGGAGGCCGATCAGACCTGAGACCAGGCCAACAACAGAACATAATCACTGACCGGAGCACACTACGGCCTCTCTGGATCCGTTTGCAATGCACACAGTGTAAAAACTTATAGGGCCGCCGGTTTAGACATCCTGAATAAAGGTCATACATCGGCCGCATGATCCATCTTCGTTGCCCGTTAATCTAATAACCCGTCTGGAAATATCAAGATCTTGTCATTTAGGAAACGAGGCAGCTGAAAACATGGATCAATTTGCCGATGTTGCCACTGATGACCTTTTCACAGCATGTGTAAAGAGTCCCTTGAAGTtggattactttttttttattaacaccCTACCGGCTATGGTTTGGGAATCAGCACAGGcaaagcattatttgtgttaaggaaaaaaaagaacaaaggaCCTAAATTTAATCCAACAACAATCCAACTTCAGCTAAGTTTTCTCATTGCAACCAGGTCCGTCAGCCTTGCAGGCTCCTGGAAGAAGCTGCAGTGGATGTGGAAGAGACGGGACATAGACGGGACAACAAACGCTCTGCAGGGGTTGGTTGTGTTAAGAGTGCCCGGGGGGAAAAGACGCTGGACGTTTGTGACCACAAAGTGATTAAATATTGTgagttacaaaaacaaatccagggAGTAGAGACAAGAAAGGCTGATGTCGCTTACCATTCTATCAGTTATGTGTTGAAAAAACTTTGTAGTTCGTTAGAAATCAGGGCATTAATGTCACAAAAAGCACAATGGTCTGACTTATCCGCAGCTAAAAGTGTACCGTCGATACACGGCCCATTTAAACCTTTAAACACAAAGtgcttaaacatttaaatgcttaACACACAACAGGCAGTTATACAGATAATCATGTAAAGCATCCATCGTTTATCTCTCTAATCCTGTATGTGTTATGATCGGCCTCTGAGTAGAGCCCAGGATTAACTCGTGCATTCCCGCTGATCTCTGCTGGATGAACATACCGTCTGGCGCCTCGCTCAGGGCTTTACCCGACATCTCCCGCTCGCCCACCAGCCACACGTACCCCGAGCCCGTCATGTTGAGGAAGCGGGCAGCCTTGTACACTGCAGCAGCGTCCTCCTCACTGAAGTTTGACAAAagattgtttctttgtttgtttgacatcACAGCACGTGGAATGAAAGTGAAAGGAGCAGATGTTGTGTTCATTTCTAGGAGGTGATTCATTGCCGGTTGTTTGGGATTGGTGCATGTCCAATTAATTATAACTACATTTTACGACTTTAATGGTTTAATTGTTTGGTATTTGTTAACTCCTTTATTGGATAGTTGTCAGGAAACGATAGGAAAGACACCGGGACATTACAGTTCACTGCTGGAATTGAGCGAGGAACGTTCACCTGCTTCCAATTTTATCAGTCGATTAAATCAGCTTCTATCGAGAGCATAAATCTAGGGCTCCCTACTCTACCTCCTAGTCGGCTCAGTAGGCATTTATCATCCATTTATATGATGGATCACCGCAGGAAGATAAACCTTTTTTAGGTGCAAGCTCCAGTGTTCGTATTAATAACAACATGAGCAAAACAGGAAGTTAGGTGACCTATAAAAGAGGGACCAAGGAGGCCAGATGTCAGGTTGATTGATAGACCCAGGAGATCACTGTTCGTGTCACAACTCACCACATGGACTTATTTTAAGTTATATACTGGACTTAAGGTATGttacaaacacattattttaatgaaaaacaatgacatttctgcagaatttcattttagttttgttccACAAATTCAAGAGGTTGAATTTCTATTCAATAAATTGTAAGCATTAGAATAATTAGTGAATTAACAAAGAATAATCTGTTtctattttaatcttttatgGTGTTTGTAAATGATCAAGCACAATTACCAAAATAtccaactttaaaaatgttggattttcgatttttttctgtctcatattaaatctaaaatacttctgaagaaaaaaacaattttcacttttttataataaaaataatggttCGTTTTTACCGTTgaaatctatctatctagctTGCTTATGTTTTACCCAATTCTTTCTTGAATCTTATATGCCGTTTTAAATCAGGTTTGAGGTACCTTTTCTACCTTCACCAATGCTCCCGTTGGGAGAAACGTATGTGTAGTTTGGGATACAAAGCTCACCTGGCGGACAGGATGATGACTCGGGCCTCCAGCTCTTTGGCCTCCAGCAGCAGGGCAGTTAAGTTAGTCTCCTGGCTGAACTGGAGGACTTTCTCTGCCTGTGATCGGGGCATAAGAAAGGTCAAGCCAGCTACTTTTCCCTACCTTAGACACCATGCTGCCTCTTTACCTGTTTGGTTTCGAGCTTGGTCGATTTTGTTTGAAAACGGGAGACAGATATAAAAAGGAAAGCGATCCAGGGGAACCGGctgaactaaaaaaaaaaaaaaagcttggagggaaaaaaaacttttgcatttgtttgcaTGCAAACTGAGGGTTATCAAGGCTCCAAAGAAGGACGTGCATGTGTTAGGTAGGGGGAAGAAGAAGGTCAATGCAACCAGTAACTAAAAACGGGTGAAGGGGGGTGAGGGGGACGTTTTCCCCTAACgaaaaaaaactgctgaaaaCTAGGGAAGTGCTACAGAACAGGAGGAAGTAGCATCTGGGAAACGGTTTTGTCCCACACTACCGGTTCTCCACAAAGGAATGGACTTGCaaactctttttgtgtgtgagtatgtgtgttcTGAGTTCATGCATTCCTTTAttgaaggagaaaatgaaaatgataaaagcGGGGCGCTGTTcactgactctttttttttctttaatgaccGAAAATTATAGATTTTTCATAACAAAATCATTCTTCATTTAAATCATAGGGAAATGTCTCAAAgtaaaaaattaaagaaaacacgTGCTACCAAGAGAGGAACATTTCTGGGTCGGCTGGTGACTGGTTTGGGCTGGTTTCTAGTTGCTACGTTTGGAAAGTTGGTGGGCGGCGTGCATTGACCATGCAAATATACCTTAGGTCCTCGCTTGTTGTCATAGGACAGTTGGTCGAGGTTTTCatagttcctttttttattctgatgaGTAATGTGCACAGAGAAAATATGCAGACACagaaaaatattataaacaGTTGAAAATGGAGGGCAGTAAAGCATTCCAACAAATCTCCACTTTTCTGCTTCAAATTGGGAGCTTTAACGGTGGGGCTTGCAAAACATCAGAGATGACCGCTGGATGGAAGCGCTCTGGCTCCAGCAATAACCAATACAACAGCATTAACATACaactcaaataaacaaataaacgtTGGTCGTCAACACGAGCCATAAGAACAtctacacaccaacacaccatCTTGTCCGAAGTATGATCAAGTTTTTGCAAAATATCAAAAGGATAACTTATCCTATTACCTCTGGAGGTAGCACAACATTTTTACCATCCTTAATGCAACACATCATACGGTGGAAACCAGCATACCATCTACCAAAATGTGAGTTGTACTCAGATCGTATCAAAGCAAGCTAATGAGTCCCAACGGAAATGGAAATTGTTTCTGATGAGTTCAGCAGCAATAGATACATTTGGGaaagaagtaaaaagaaatgtggctCAGAATTAAGCTCTTGCATATGCAGAAATGCCTCATTTCAATGAGAAATACGGGATAAATTGctatatttctttatgtttgatAATG
Coding sequences within:
- the grin1a gene encoding glutamate receptor ionotropic, NMDA 1a isoform X2, which codes for MRLFLLAVLFWCSCARAGCEPKIVNIGAVLSQKRYEQVFKDAVTQANQVYGRDKFKLTAISVTHKPNAIQMALSVCEDLISSQVYAILVSHPPQSNDHLTPTPVSYTAGFYRIPVVGLTTRMSIYSDKSIHLSFLRTVPPYSHQAHVWFDLMREFNWNHIILIVSDDHEGRAAQKRLETLLEERETKNKKRNYENLDQLSYDNKRGPKAEKVLQFSQETNLTALLLEAKELEARVIILSASEEDAAAVYKAARFLNMTGSGYVWLVGEREMSGKALSEAPDGLIGLQLINGKNESAHINDAVAVVAQSIQELFEKENITEPPRGCVGNTNIWKTGPLFKRVLMSSKYPEGLTGRVEFNDDGDRKYAHYSILNYQKSRLIQVGIYNGTQVVMNNQRKIIWPGGETEKPQGFQMSTRLKIVTIHQEPFVYVKPTQPDGTCHEEMTLNGVLIKKVICTGPNETIPGRPIVPQCCYGFCIDLLIKLAMTMNFTYEVHLVADGKFGTQERVNNSNKKEWNGMMGELLGGLADMIVAPLTINNERAQYIEFSKPFKYQGLTILVKKEIPRSTLDSFMQPFQSTLWLLVGLSVHVVAVMLYLLDRFSPFGRFKVNSEEEEEDALTLSSAMWFSWGVLLNSGIGEGAPRSFSARILGMVWAGFAMIIVASYTANLAAFLVLDRPEERITGINDPRLRNPSDKFIYATVKQSSVDIYFRRQVELSTMYRHMEKHNYESAAEAIQAVRDNKLHAFIWDSAVLEFEASQKCDLVTTGELFFRSGFGIGMRKDSPWKQNVSLAILSSHENGFMEDLDKTWVRYQECDSRSNAPATLTFENMAGVFMLVAGGIAAGIFLIFIEIAYKRHKDARRKQMQLAFAAVNVWRKNLQPSSSLETQDDRKSGRAEPDPKKKASFRSISTNLASSIKRRRSSKDTQYPPTDITGQLNLSDPSVSTVV
- the grin1a gene encoding glutamate receptor ionotropic, NMDA 1a isoform X5, which translates into the protein MRLFLLAVLFWCSCARAGCEPKIVNIGAVLSQKRYEQVFKDAVTQANQVYGRDKFKLTAISVTHKPNAIQMALSVCEDLISSQVYAILVSHPPQSNDHLTPTPVSYTAGFYRIPVVGLTTRMSIYSDKSIHLSFLRTVPPYSHQAHVWFDLMREFNWNHIILIVSDDHEGRAAQKRLETLLEERETKNKKRNYENLDQLSYDNKRGPKAEKVLQFSQETNLTALLLEAKELEARVIILSASEEDAAAVYKAARFLNMTGSGYVWLVGEREMSGKALSEAPDGLIGLQLINGKNESAHINDAVAVVAQSIQELFEKENITEPPRGCVGNTNIWKTGPLFKRVLMSSKYPEGLTGRVEFNDDGDRKYAHYSILNYQKSRLIQVGIYNGTQVVMNNQRKIIWPGGETEKPQGFQMSTRLKIVTIHQEPFVYVKPTQPDGTCHEEMTLNGVLIKKVICTGPNETIPGNLSGRPIVPQCCYGFCIDLLIKLAMTMNFTYEVHLVADGKFGTQERVNNSNKKEWNGMMGELLGGLADMIVAPLTINNERAQYIEFSKPFKYQGLTILVKKEIPRSTLDSFMQPFQSTLWLLVGLSVHVVAVMLYLLDRFSPFGRFKVNSEEEEEDALTLSSAMWFSWGVLLNSGIGEGAPRSFSARILGMVWAGFAMIIVASYTANLAAFLVLDRPEERITGINDPRLRNPSDKFIYATVKQSSVDIYFRRQVELSTMYRHMEKHNYESAAEAIQAVRDNKLHAFIWDSAVLEFEASQKCDLVTTGELFFRSGFGIGMRKDSPWKQNVSLAILSSHENGFMEDLDKTWVRYQECDSRSNAPATLTFENMAGVFMLVAGGIAAGIFLIFIEIAYKRHKDARRKQMQLAFAAVNVWRKNLQQYPPTDITGQLNLSDPSVSTVV